The Naumannella cuiyingiana DNA window TCATCGACTTGCCCTGGTTGATCACCTGGCCCTGGTTGAGCAGCCGCTGCATCGGCTCGGTGAAGTCGACCATGCCCATGTCGTGCAGGACCCGGGTGAAGAAGCGCATGTAGAGCAGGTGCAAGATCGCGTGCTCGACGCCGCCCACGTACTGGAAGACCGGCATCCAGCGCCGCACGGCCTCGGGATCGAACGGGCCCCGGTCGTATCCGGGCGAGGTGTAGCGGAAGAAGTACCACGACGAGTCGACGAAGGTGTCCATCGTGTCGGTGTCGCGCTTCGCGGGGCCGCCGCAGATCGGGCAGGTGGTGTTCACCCAGTCCGTCGCCGCGGCCAGCGGGCCCTGCCCGTCGGTCCCGCCGCGCGGGGCCAGGTCCTGCCCCCGCAGGTCGGGCAGCTCGACGGGAAGTTGATCATCGGGCACCGGAACCTCGCCGTGCTCCGGGCAGTGGATGATCGGGATCGGACAGCCCCAGAACCGCTGCCGACTCAACAGCCAGTCGCGCAGCCGGTAGGTGGTCGCGGCCTCGCCGGTGCCGTCCGCGGTCAGCCGCTCGATGATCGTCGCGACGCCGGACTGCTTGTCGGTCAGCCCGTCCAGCACGCCGGAGTGCACATAGGCGCCGTCGCCGGTGGTTGCGATGCCGCTGCTCGCCGGGTCGTCCTCGCCGGTGTCGACGACCATCCGCACGTCGAGCCCGAAGGCGCGGGCGAAGTCCAGGTCGCGCTGATCATGGGCGGGCACGGCCATCACGGCGCCGCTGCCGTAGTCGGCGAGCACGTAGTCGGCCACCCAGATCGGGATCTGCTCCCCCGTCGCCGGGTTCGTCGCGTACCGGCCGGTGAAGACGCCGGTCTTCTCCCGCTCGGTCGACTGCCGCTCGATCTCGCTGGCCTGCTTGGTCTGCTCGAGGTACGCCTCGAACGCCTCGCGATGATCATCGGTGACCAGCTCGGTCGCCAGCGCCGACTCAGGCGCCAGCACCAGGAAGGTGGTCCCGTAGAGGGTGTCCGGCCGGGTGGTGAACACCCGGATCGGCTCGTCGCGGCCGGGCACGGCGAAGTCGACCCAAGCACCGACGGACTTGCCGATCCAGTTGCGCTGCATGGTCAGCACGCGCTCGGGCCAGTGACCGGACAGCTCGTCCAGGCCGGCCAGCAGGTCCTCCACATAGTCGGTGATCTTGAAATACCACTGCGTGAGATTGCGCTTGGTGACCAGCGCGCCGCAGCGTTCGCAGTGCCCGTCGATCACCTGCTCGTTCGCCAGCACGGTCTTGTCGACCGGGCACCAGTTGACCGGGCTCGCCTTCCGATAGGCCAGGCCACGCTCGAAGAAGCGCAGGAACAGCCACTGGGTCCAGCGATAGTACTCCGGGTCGGAGGTGTGCAGTCGGCGCGACCAGTCCAGGCTCAGGCCGTAGCGGTGGAAGGAGTTGGCCTGGGTCTCGATGTTGGCATAGGTCCACTCGGCCGGATGCGCGTTGCGCTTGATCGCGGCGTTCTCGGCCGGCAGGCCGAAGGAGTCCCAGCCGATCGGGTGCAACACGTCGTAGCCGCGCAGCCGCAGATAGCGCGCGATCACGTCGCCCATCGCGAAGGCCTCGGCATGGCCCATGTGCAGGTCGCCCGACGGGTAGGGGAACATGTCGAGGATGTAGCGACGCTCGGCGGAGTCGTCATCGCGCGCGGCGAAGGTGTCGTGCTCGGCCCAGTAGCGCTGCCAGCGCTCCTGCGCCGCCGCGGCGTCGTAGCCGCGTCGCTCCAGCTCGCCGCCGCGCGGCTCGTCGACCTCGCGCGTGGCCTGTTCGTTGGTCATGCGTCCTTCCTCAGCCTGCTCCGGTGGATCCCCTGCCCGGGCGTGCGCGCCCGGACACGACAAAGCCCCCCGCGCACGAGGGGCCGCCGCGCCTGGTCGGTCGCCTCAGCGCGGCCCGGTAAGGAGCAGGGTGTGTTCCATGCCGCGATTCTAACCCCGCCCCGCCACCGACGCTTCCCGGTGCGCTCAGGCACCCGCGCGCTGGAACTCCAACACCTCCGCCAGCGTCGGCGGCTGGGCCCCGACCCGGGTCACCACGAGCGCCGAGGCTGCCACGGCGCGCTCCAGGGCGCCGGTGAGGTCGTCGGGGTCGGCGGCATGGGCGGACAGGAACCCGGCCATGAAGGTGTCGCCCGCGGAGATCGTGTCGACCAGCTCGACCTTGCGCCCGGGTACGCGAACCGCGTCGCTCGCGGAGACCGCGACGGCGCCGTCCGGGCCGAGGGTCAACAGGCCCAGGTCGAGGCCGAACTCGGCGACCCAGCCGCGCATCAGCTCCTCGGGGTCGCCGGCCGCGCCAGAACCTCGGGCCAGGAACCGGATGTCGTCGTCGCTGGCCTTCACCATGCCGCCGGCGCCCGCCCGGGCGCGCTCGCCGACGATCTGCAGCCACGGCCGGATCCGGCGCCAGTACTCGGCCGGGTCGTCGATCAGGCTGGACCGCACGTTCACGTCGACCGAGATCCCGCCCGGCAGGCCGCGCGCCCAGTCGAGCAGCACCGAGGCGCCGGGCTCGACCACGGCCGCCAGCGTGCCTGTGTGCAGCCAGTCGGTGGGCTCGAGCGCCGGCAGCTCCTCGGGCCGCCAGGCGAAGTTGGCGGTGTCGTGGAAGTGGAAGGTGTAGCTGGCCCGGCCCTGCTCGTCGAGGCTGACCACCGCCAGCGAGGTCGGCTCGGGGGTGGAGACGGCCAGGTCGAGGTCGACCCAGTTCTCGACCAGGTGCTGGCGCAGCTGCTGGCCGAACGCGTCGCGGGACAACCGCCCCAGATAGCTGGCCCGCTGGTCGAGCAGCCGCAGCGCGATCGCGGTGGTCATCGGGCCGCCGGCCGAGGTGGCCTGCCAGGTGGTGGAGAACCAGGCATCCGGCGTACCCCCCGCCGGCAGCAGATCGATCAATGCCTCGCCGCACACCACGAACCGTCCGATGTCCACCCGCGTACGCTACCCCGGCTCGTCGGGGTCGGGCACGGACAGCGGGCCACGGGCGTGCGCGGGGTCCCAGGCCGACGGGGGCACCATCGCGGCGTTGAGGTCGAGCAGGTCGTGGGCCAGCGGCTCGGTCTCGTCGATCGCCAGTGCCCGCTCGGCGCAGATCAGTTGCAGCGCCCCGTCGCCGCTCACCCAGGCTGCCATTCCGAGCAGCGCCAACGGGCCAGCCGCCCAGGGCTCGGGGGTACGCCGCACCACGGACGACCAGAACCCGACCAGGTCGGGCGCCCGGTCGCGGGTCAACCGGCCCAGCGCCGCCGCCTGCCCGGCACCGGTGCCGGCGAGCACGGCCAGCTCGGCCGCCGCCTCCTCGCCGAGCGGGCCGGCAAGCCCCGCATCCAGCAGCTCCGCCGTGCGGGCGTCGAGCTCGTCATCGTCGGGATCGGACCGGATCAGCGCCAGCATCGCCTCGGTACAGGACTCGGCGAGCGTGTCGTCGCCGTGCCGGGCCAGGTCTGCCAGCCCCTCGCGGCTCGGCAGCGCCCGCAGGCCGGCGACCACCGCCTCCGCCACCTTCGGGCTGGCGGCATCGACCGCCTCCGTCGCGCCGTCCGGCTCGAACACCGAACACCACGCCGCGTGCCGGACCACGAGCGCATCGACCACCACCCCTGCCAGCGCCTGCGCCAGCCTCGCCAGCAGATAGCCCACCGGGTAGTCCTCGTCGTCGCTGAAGGCGAGCAGCAGCACGCCGTCACAGCGCTGGGTGTCGAGGATCTGCGCGGCCCGGGCGACGAGCTCGCCGGCCCGTTCGGGATCGGGCAGGTCGACGCGCGCGGTGACCACCAGCCGGGTCCCCCGCAGCGCGACCAGGACCAGCGACTCCGCCGGGTGGAAGCCCAGCAGGTAGGGCACGGCCGCGACGAGATCGCCGCGGTCCCCGATGCGCATCCGATGGCCAGCGGCACCGGGATCGCCCGAGTCGATGTCGCCCGAGTCGATGTCGCCCGAGTCGATGTCGCCCGAGTTCGGGCCGTCCGAGTTCATGCCAGACAGTTGCCGTGAGCCGCCCCGAACTGTCGCCCGCGGCCGGATCTGTGGAGAACTCCGGCGGAAAACCCGCCTGTGGAAAGCCTCGCGCTCAGGCGGTGCGCGCCGCCCGGCCGACCTGCCGGTAGAGGTCTTCGAAGGTGTCGAGGGTCTGCTCGAAGCTGTGTGCGGCCACGATCTCGCGGCTGTTCTTGCCCATCGTGGCCCGCAACTCGGCATCGCGCAGCAGCGATTCCAGGCGCCCGGCCAGCTCCGCGGCGTTGCCCGGCGTGAACAGGTAGCCGTTGTCTCCGTGGTGCACCAGGTGCGGCAGCGCCATCGCATCGGCGGCCACCACCGGCAGCCCGGCAGCCATCGCCTCCAGGGTCGCGAGGCTCTGCAGCTCCGCGACGCCGGGCATCGCGAACACATCGGCGCGCCCGTAGGCGGCGAGCAGCGCCTCGTCGGGCAGGAACCCACGGAAGACGACCCGGTCGGGACCAAGGCCGAGCCGCCCCGCGAGCGCGCGCCAACTGTCGCGGTGCGAGCCGTCGCCGACCACCTCCAGTCGGCCCGGCAGGTCCTCGGGCAACCGGGCCATCGCGCGCAGCAGGTCGTCGACCCGCTTCTCCTGGTCCAGCCGGCCGACGAACAAGATCACCGGGGTCGGATCGTGCTCTGCCCGCTCGGCGGCGGCCAGATAGGGGGCGATGTCGATCCCGTTGGACACCGCGATCGCACCGACGCCGGTCGAGCGGTCCAACAGCTCGACCGCCCGCGGCGTCGGCGAGGTCACGGCACCGGCCTTGCGGTAGATCCGCGCCAGATCCCACCACAGCACCCGCGACGCCGGGCCGCGCAGCGGCACCGGGCACGGCACATGATCGAAGAAGTTCTGCGGCATCAGGTGATTGGTGGCGACGATGCCGATCCCGCGGGCGCCGGCGATGGTCATCAGCGCGCGGCCGAGCAGGAAGTGGTCCTGGGTGTGCACCACATCGGGCGAGACCGCGTCCATCACCCGGCGCGCGGAGCGGCGTACCGTCCCGGGCAGGCAGACCCGGAAGGTGTCGTAGAGCGGGTAGGTGATCGACCGCATCCGGTGCACCACGACGCCGTCCGCGCCGACCACCCGCTCCGGTGGCCCGGTCGGCGACGGGCAGGCCACATGCACCTCGTGTCCACGCGCGGCCAGCCCGCGGGCGAGCCGCTGGGAGAACTGCGCCGCGCCGTTCACGGTGGGCGGGTAGGTGTCGGTGCCGATCAGGACCCTCATGGCTGCTTTCCGGTCGTGGGTACGCCGGCCCGGGCATACACGCCCAGCACGGCTCGGGTGAACTCGTCGGCGCCGAACAGTTCGCGCGCCTGCACGGCCGCTGCCGAGGCGGCGAGCACGGGCGCGGGGTCGCGGGCCAGGTCGGCGAGCCGCCGGGCCAGCACCCCCTCGTCGTGGCCGAAGGCGGGGATGCCGGCGCGGTCCAGGCCTTCGGTGAGCGCGGGGTCGGCCCAGATCACTCCGCGCAGGGCCATGATCGACTCGGCGACGGTCATCGGCTGATTGTCCCAGCCGATGGAGCTGAGCGCACTCACGTGGCTGCGGGCCAGCCAGCCGGGGATGTCGGCGTGCGGGACGCGGCCGTGCAGGGTGATGCCGGGGGCGGCGCCGACCAGCCGGCGCGCCCGGGCGTACCGCGGTCCGGTGCCCAGCAGGTCGATGTGCAGCCGCTCCGGGCCGACGGCCTCCAGCGCGCGCAGCGCGGAGCGCAGGAACGGCAGGACGCGCTTCTCGTCGGCGAAACGACCGATCCACAGCACCCGCAGCGGGCCGTCGATGCTGCGCACGGGCCGGGCCGCGGCGTTCGGAGAGACGGCATTGGGCACGACATCGACGCGCTCCAGTCCCGCCGCTCGCAGGGCCGCGGCCTGGTGCGCCGAGGGCGAGACGACCCGGTCGGCGGCCAGGCCGACGGCGAGGCTCATGTTGCGCAGGGCGGAATCGCCGGGCCGCTCGGCGAGCCGGACCCCGGGGTCGGCGAGCCCGGTGAGCCAGCGGTGGAACGGCGGCCCGCCGAGGGCCAGCAGCCGCTGGATCGGTGCCTGGGTCTGCCAGAAGAAGGTGTGGATCGTCTGCACCGCGGGCAGGCCGAGCTGGCGCGCGGCGGCGATCGCCGCTGCGGCCACGCCGAACTCGGAGTGCACGTGCACCACCTCGGTCCCGGCGGCGGCGAAGGCTCGCCGGAACATGGCCCGCAACCGCGCCGTGTTCCGGGCGACCGGGAATCCGAGGCCGGGCGCGACGAAGGCGACGGGTACGCCGAGCGCGGTGACGCGGGGTTGCCGGCCGAGGGCGGCGAGCCGCTCGCTCGGCGGGCAGATCGCCAACACCTCGGTGCTGCGGGCGAGGGTGCCGACCTGCTCGTGAAAGGCGTTCTCGGCGCCGCCCAGCGTCGCCAGCGTGTAGTCGCTGACCACCGCGACGCGCGGCGGGCGTTGCTGCGGCATCAGGCGGGCCCGCTCGCCTCCGCGCGCTGGCGGGCCTCCGGGTGGTACCTCGACAGACCGGCCACGCCCGCGGTGGCGAGAGCCCCGGCGACGGTCATGCCGACGACCACCAGCGGCGTGATGCCGACGCCCTCGTTCAGCACGAACAGCCCGTAGATCACCGCGACCAGCGGGTCGATGGTGGTCAGGGCCCCGACGACGATCTCGGGGTGGCCCAGGGCGTACCCCTGCTGGATCATCCAACCGCCGATCACATAGGTCGCGATGATGCCGACGAACGACACGACCACCCCCGGCGAGAGAAAGTGCTCCCCGCGCCCGAGGAAGACGAACATCGACTTCATCAGCGCCGACGCCAGCCCGTAGAGCACCGCGCCGCCGGCAGCGAGGGCGAAGGAGCGGAAGACCTCCGGGATCACCCGGCTCAGCCCGACCAGGGCGAAGCCGATGCCGTAGCAGACGGCGATCGCGATGATCATGTGGCCGAAGTCGATGGTGGCGCGGTGATCGTCGGAATAGCGGGTGGACAACATGGTGAAGCCGACGATGCCGACGACCGTCGCGCCGACCGCGAGCCAGACCGCCGGGGTGGTGCGATAGCCGTAGATCTTCGAGGCGACGAGCACCGACCAGGGCACGGCGAGGATGCCGACCGGCTGGATGACGGTGACGGGGGCCTGGGTCAGCGCGATCAGGTGCAGCGCGGCGCCGAAGCCGACCAGGGCAAGACCCAGCACCCAGCGCGGCTTGCGCAACAGGCCGAGGATCTGGCGCAGGCTCATCTCCTGCTTGGCGCCGGCAGTCTGGTCGGCGCTGATCGCCATGTGCTGCAGGATCGCGCCGCCGGCGAAGCAGAACGACGCGATGACGACCAGTCCGATGGCGATGGCGATGCTCAGGGTGACTCTCCTCGGCCAGGAATCGGATCCACAGCCCACGGCCGGGTCCCGCTCAGCGGTCTGCAAACGCTGTCAGCGTAGTGCAGCGCGGCGTCGACGTAGTCGTCCTGCGAACCCGGATCCGACCCGGAGGATCTGCCCCAGGGAACGACTCGGCTCGGCCCCTGGTCGGAGCCGAGCCGGGTCGGATGATCAGCCGTAGACGACGACCTTGTCGCCGATCCGCACCTGGGAGTAGAGCTTGGCGATCTTGCCCTTGTCCCGGACGTTCACGCAGCCGTGCGAGCCACCGTTGTAGCCGCGGGCCGCGAAGTCGGCCGAGTAGTGCACCGCCTGGCCGCGGCTGAAGAACATCGCGTACGGCATCGGGGTGAAGTACATGTTCGAGACGTGGTTCTTGGACTTGCGGTCCACGTAGAACGTGCCCTCGCGGGTCGGGGTCTCATCGGTGCCGAAGCGGACGTCGAAGGAGATGACGGCGCGTCCGTCGATCACCCACCACAGGCGATTCGACTTCTTCGACACACACATCACACGGCCGGTCATGCAGCGCGGGTCGAGGCCCTTGGCCTTGGCCGAGGAGTCCGAGCCAGACGTGCCCGACTTGTCGGACTTGTCCTTCTTCTCGTCGGTCTTCGGCTTCACGTTGTTCAGCTCGTCGCTGGTCGGCTTGCGCGTCATGTCGTGCAGGCGGTCCAGCGTGCGCTGGTCGACCTTGCCGGTCTGCGGCAACGCGCGCTTGTCCTGGAAGCCCTTCACCGCCGCGGCGGTCTGCGAGCCGTAGTTGCCGGTCACATCGCCGGAGAACCACTCGAGCTGCTTCAACCGCGCCTGCAGGTCCTTGACCTTGTCGCCGGAGTCGCCGGACTCCAGCAGGGTCGGGCCCGGGGTGATCCGGTTGTTCAGCTCGTCGTCGGTCGGCTTGCGGGTCATCGAGTTCAGCGCCTCGAGCGTCTTCGCGTCGACCTCGCCGGTCTGCTCGAGCTCGCGCTTGGCCTGGAAACCCTTGACCGCGTTCTCGGTGGTCTCGTCGTACTCGCCGGTGACCTTGCCCTCGAGCCAGCCGATCTGCTTCAGCCGGGCCTGCAGGTCCTTGACCTTGTCACCCTTGGCGCCGCGGGAGAACAGCGCGGGATCCTTGGTCGGCGTAGGACTCGGGGTGTTGTCGGGCGTGGGGCTGGCCGAGGGGGTCTCGGGTGCGCTCGTTGTCGGCGCGGGCGCGACCACCGCGGTCTGGCGCGCCTCGTCGGCCGGTGCCGCGCAGGCACCGAACAGCAGGGCGCCGATCGCGGCAGTGGCCATCAGAGCGGGGACTCGTCGGGACATACGAACCTTCTCCTTGCCGGGCGGGGGGCCCGGAGCGTCGGGACAACGGGAGTCAATCTATGGCAGAAACGAGTCCCGCGACGAGTGGGGAGTTCCCGTGGGCGGGCAGAACTTGGTCTCGATTCGGAAACAATCTGCTACGCCACCGCCGTCCGGCCCGTGTCCCGGGCGCGTGCGACCGTGGTCTGGCCTTCGCCGCCGAGGGTCTGCGATCGGCCCGAGACCGTGGCCGGGCACGGCGTCGGCGCCTTGAATGGCGGCATGGCGATCTCATATCCGGCGGCCGCGCCCCTCCCGCCCGCACCTCTCGCGATGCCGACCCCCGATCTCAGGATCGGCGATGCCGAACGCTCCGCCGCCTGCGACGAACTGGCCGTCCACTTCGCCGCCGGCCGGCTCACCGAGGGCGAGCTGTCCGAGCGGATCGAATCGGCCGCGCGCGCACAGCGCGCGGCCGAGCTGTATGCGTTGTTCCACGACCTCCCCCGGCCCGGGCCCCGCACGCCGGCCGCCGGCCGGGCGCCGGTCGGTCGCGGCTACGGCGATGCGACGGTCGCGGCCGGAGTGATCGCGGCGGCCTGCACGCTGACCTGTTTCCTGATGGTCGCGGGCTCGGTGCTGATCGCGCCGCCGATCGCGGTGTTCGCGCTCATCGGCGGTTTCCTCGCCGCCATCGGCGGTGGCTCGATCGGCTGGCTGTTGGCGCGGCGGCGGATCGCCTGAGCCCCACCCCGCCCGGTCGGTACGCTGACGCAATGGCGCAACACGAGGACGTGTCGGCGACGGTTGCCGAGCTGATCTCCCAGATCGGCGCGGACGCGGTCGTGACCGATCCGGGGCTGATCGACAACTACCGCTGGGACTGGACCCGCAGCCGCCTGGCCGGCAAGCCGCTGGCGGTCGCCCGCCCGGCGAGCGCCGAGGGCGTCCAGGCCGCCGTCCGTTGGGCCGCGGCGCATCGGATCCCGATCGTGCCGCGCGGCGCCGGGAGCGGGCTGTCCGGCGGATCGTGTGCCGTCGAGGGCTGCCTGCTGCTGAGCCTGGACCGGATGCGGAGCATCGAGATCGACCTCGCCACGCGTACCGCCGTCGTCGAACCCGGCGCCCTGAATGCCGAGGTCAAGGCCGCGGCCGCCGAGCACGGGCTGTGGTACCCGCCCGACCCCAGCTCGTTCGAGATCTGCTCGATCGGCGGCAATGTCGCGACGAATGCGGGCGGGCTGTGCTGTGTGAAGTACGGCGTGACGACCGACTACGTGCTCGGTCTCGATGTGGTGCTGGCCGACGGTACGCTCGTGCAGCTCGGCGGCCAGCGGATCAAGGACGTGGCCGGGCTGTCGCTGACGAAGCTGTTCGTGGGCAGCGAGGGCACGCTCGGCATCGTCACCCGGGCCATCCTGCGGCTGATCCCCGCCAAGCCGCCGGCGGCGACACTGGTCGGCTACTTCCCCACCGTGAGCGCGGCGGCCCGGGCCGTCGTGGAGGTCGGAGCGACGCTGCGCCCGTCGATGATGGAGCTGATGGATGCCCGGTCGATCGGCTGCGTGGAGGACTACCAGCCGATGGGGCTGGATCGGGATGCGGGGGCGATGCTGATCGCGCAGTCGGATGCGCCCGGCGAGGCCTGTGGCGCGGAGATCGCGATCATGGAGGAGGCGTTTCGG harbors:
- the leuS gene encoding leucine--tRNA ligase — encoded protein: MTNEQATREVDEPRGGELERRGYDAAAAQERWQRYWAEHDTFAARDDDSAERRYILDMFPYPSGDLHMGHAEAFAMGDVIARYLRLRGYDVLHPIGWDSFGLPAENAAIKRNAHPAEWTYANIETQANSFHRYGLSLDWSRRLHTSDPEYYRWTQWLFLRFFERGLAYRKASPVNWCPVDKTVLANEQVIDGHCERCGALVTKRNLTQWYFKITDYVEDLLAGLDELSGHWPERVLTMQRNWIGKSVGAWVDFAVPGRDEPIRVFTTRPDTLYGTTFLVLAPESALATELVTDDHREAFEAYLEQTKQASEIERQSTEREKTGVFTGRYATNPATGEQIPIWVADYVLADYGSGAVMAVPAHDQRDLDFARAFGLDVRMVVDTGEDDPASSGIATTGDGAYVHSGVLDGLTDKQSGVATIIERLTADGTGEAATTYRLRDWLLSRQRFWGCPIPIIHCPEHGEVPVPDDQLPVELPDLRGQDLAPRGGTDGQGPLAAATDWVNTTCPICGGPAKRDTDTMDTFVDSSWYFFRYTSPGYDRGPFDPEAVRRWMPVFQYVGGVEHAILHLLYMRFFTRVLHDMGMVDFTEPMQRLLNQGQVINQGKSMSKSLGNGVDLGEQIDRFGVDAVRLTVVFAGPPEDDIDWADVSPAGSLKFLQRAYRLAQDVASPVGADPATGDVALRRVTHGTIAQVTELIEGQRFNVAIARIMELVNAARKALDAGGGDDPAVREAAETVTIMLSLVAPYVTEEMWELLGHEPSVANADWPVADPALLVQESVTCVVQVKGKVRAKLEVTPDISDGELESLALADPNVQRALAGAEIAKIIVRAPKLVSIVPA
- a CDS encoding PfkB family carbohydrate kinase — its product is MDIGRFVVCGEALIDLLPAGGTPDAWFSTTWQATSAGGPMTTAIALRLLDQRASYLGRLSRDAFGQQLRQHLVENWVDLDLAVSTPEPTSLAVVSLDEQGRASYTFHFHDTANFAWRPEELPALEPTDWLHTGTLAAVVEPGASVLLDWARGLPGGISVDVNVRSSLIDDPAEYWRRIRPWLQIVGERARAGAGGMVKASDDDIRFLARGSGAAGDPEELMRGWVAEFGLDLGLLTLGPDGAVAVSASDAVRVPGRKVELVDTISAGDTFMAGFLSAHAADPDDLTGALERAVAASALVVTRVGAQPPTLAEVLEFQRAGA
- a CDS encoding DUF4192 domain-containing protein, encoding MNSDGPNSGDIDSGDIDSGDIDSGDPGAAGHRMRIGDRGDLVAAVPYLLGFHPAESLVLVALRGTRLVVTARVDLPDPERAGELVARAAQILDTQRCDGVLLLAFSDDEDYPVGYLLARLAQALAGVVVDALVVRHAAWCSVFEPDGATEAVDAASPKVAEAVVAGLRALPSREGLADLARHGDDTLAESCTEAMLALIRSDPDDDELDARTAELLDAGLAGPLGEEAAAELAVLAGTGAGQAAALGRLTRDRAPDLVGFWSSVVRRTPEPWAAGPLALLGMAAWVSGDGALQLICAERALAIDETEPLAHDLLDLNAAMVPPSAWDPAHARGPLSVPDPDEPG
- a CDS encoding glycosyltransferase codes for the protein MRVLIGTDTYPPTVNGAAQFSQRLARGLAARGHEVHVACPSPTGPPERVVGADGVVVHRMRSITYPLYDTFRVCLPGTVRRSARRVMDAVSPDVVHTQDHFLLGRALMTIAGARGIGIVATNHLMPQNFFDHVPCPVPLRGPASRVLWWDLARIYRKAGAVTSPTPRAVELLDRSTGVGAIAVSNGIDIAPYLAAAERAEHDPTPVILFVGRLDQEKRVDDLLRAMARLPEDLPGRLEVVGDGSHRDSWRALAGRLGLGPDRVVFRGFLPDEALLAAYGRADVFAMPGVAELQSLATLEAMAAGLPVVAADAMALPHLVHHGDNGYLFTPGNAAELAGRLESLLRDAELRATMGKNSREIVAAHSFEQTLDTFEDLYRQVGRAARTA
- a CDS encoding glycosyltransferase family 4 protein is translated as MPQQRPPRVAVVSDYTLATLGGAENAFHEQVGTLARSTEVLAICPPSERLAALGRQPRVTALGVPVAFVAPGLGFPVARNTARLRAMFRRAFAAAGTEVVHVHSEFGVAAAAIAAARQLGLPAVQTIHTFFWQTQAPIQRLLALGGPPFHRWLTGLADPGVRLAERPGDSALRNMSLAVGLAADRVVSPSAHQAAALRAAGLERVDVVPNAVSPNAAARPVRSIDGPLRVLWIGRFADEKRVLPFLRSALRALEAVGPERLHIDLLGTGPRYARARRLVGAAPGITLHGRVPHADIPGWLARSHVSALSSIGWDNQPMTVAESIMALRGVIWADPALTEGLDRAGIPAFGHDEGVLARRLADLARDPAPVLAASAAAVQARELFGADEFTRAVLGVYARAGVPTTGKQP
- a CDS encoding L,D-transpeptidase family protein: MSRRVPALMATAAIGALLFGACAAPADEARQTAVVAPAPTTSAPETPSASPTPDNTPSPTPTKDPALFSRGAKGDKVKDLQARLKQIGWLEGKVTGEYDETTENAVKGFQAKRELEQTGEVDAKTLEALNSMTRKPTDDELNNRITPGPTLLESGDSGDKVKDLQARLKQLEWFSGDVTGNYGSQTAAAVKGFQDKRALPQTGKVDQRTLDRLHDMTRKPTSDELNNVKPKTDEKKDKSDKSGTSGSDSSAKAKGLDPRCMTGRVMCVSKKSNRLWWVIDGRAVISFDVRFGTDETPTREGTFYVDRKSKNHVSNMYFTPMPYAMFFSRGQAVHYSADFAARGYNGGSHGCVNVRDKGKIAKLYSQVRIGDKVVVYG
- a CDS encoding DUF1707 SHOCT-like domain-containing protein, which gives rise to MAISYPAAAPLPPAPLAMPTPDLRIGDAERSAACDELAVHFAAGRLTEGELSERIESAARAQRAAELYALFHDLPRPGPRTPAAGRAPVGRGYGDATVAAGVIAAACTLTCFLMVAGSVLIAPPIAVFALIGGFLAAIGGGSIGWLLARRRIA
- a CDS encoding FAD-binding oxidoreductase, with amino-acid sequence MAQHEDVSATVAELISQIGADAVVTDPGLIDNYRWDWTRSRLAGKPLAVARPASAEGVQAAVRWAAAHRIPIVPRGAGSGLSGGSCAVEGCLLLSLDRMRSIEIDLATRTAVVEPGALNAEVKAAAAEHGLWYPPDPSSFEICSIGGNVATNAGGLCCVKYGVTTDYVLGLDVVLADGTLVQLGGQRIKDVAGLSLTKLFVGSEGTLGIVTRAILRLIPAKPPAATLVGYFPTVSAAARAVVEVGATLRPSMMELMDARSIGCVEDYQPMGLDRDAGAMLIAQSDAPGEACGAEIAIMEEAFRTAGAKETFVTTDPDEGELFLASRRAAFPAVERKGSLMLEDVGVPIPRLPELLEGIEQIAERHQVEIPTVAHAGDGNTHPIVVYDGTDADAEARAARAFDEVMGLAIGLGGTITGEHGIGRLKRGPLAQQLGPDVMALTHKIKSALDPDGILNPGAGF